A window of Rubricoccus marinus contains these coding sequences:
- a CDS encoding integron integrase, translating into MNPAQTSPKLQERVRTAALVRHLSAATLTTYWYWIKRYIRYHGTHHPREMSEPEVQAFLTHLAVERNIAASTQVLALSALLFLYDAVLGRPLDAVNGIVRATKPPRIPTVLSKTDISALLHRMEGTPKTVASLLYGAGLRLRGALRLRVKDLDLERNQLTVQQGKGRKDRVSIVPLSLTEALAFQRDRVRRLHARDLARGYGEARLPHALGAKYSRAAWEIGWQFLFPSRQLSRDPETGRTHRHHLSPSVVQKAVRRAAREAGLEKRTTCHTLRHSFATHLLESGTDIRTVQDLLGHAKIKTTQIYLHVADLNGRGIRSPLDALA; encoded by the coding sequence ATGAACCCAGCGCAGACGTCCCCGAAGCTTCAAGAGCGGGTCCGCACAGCCGCACTCGTGCGGCACCTGAGTGCTGCCACGCTCACCACCTATTGGTACTGGATCAAGCGCTACATCCGCTATCACGGCACGCACCACCCGCGTGAGATGTCAGAGCCCGAGGTGCAGGCATTTCTCACGCACCTCGCCGTGGAGCGCAACATCGCGGCCAGCACACAGGTCCTGGCGCTGTCGGCGCTCCTGTTCCTGTACGATGCCGTGCTGGGCCGCCCGCTCGACGCCGTCAACGGCATCGTCCGCGCGACAAAGCCCCCGCGCATCCCGACCGTGCTGAGCAAGACGGACATCTCTGCCCTGCTGCATCGCATGGAGGGAACGCCCAAGACCGTCGCTTCCCTCCTGTACGGAGCGGGGCTACGCCTCCGAGGTGCCCTCCGGCTTCGGGTGAAGGATCTGGACCTGGAGCGGAATCAGCTCACCGTGCAGCAAGGCAAAGGGCGAAAGGACCGCGTGAGCATCGTGCCCCTTTCTCTTACCGAGGCGCTCGCGTTCCAGCGCGACCGCGTCCGACGCCTCCACGCGCGCGATCTCGCCAGAGGCTACGGCGAAGCCCGCCTCCCACACGCCCTAGGCGCCAAGTACAGCCGCGCCGCCTGGGAGATCGGATGGCAGTTTCTCTTTCCCTCCCGGCAACTCTCACGCGATCCAGAGACCGGCCGCACGCATCGCCACCATCTCTCGCCCTCCGTCGTGCAAAAGGCCGTGCGCCGTGCGGCCCGCGAGGCCGGCCTCGAAAAGCGCACGACGTGCCACACGCTTCGGCACTCGTTCGCGACGCACCTACTCGAATCCGGGACCGATATCCGAACCGTTCAGGATCTCCTGGGCCACGCGAAGATCAAGACGACGCAGATCTACCTCCACGTCGCCGACCTCAACGGCCGCGGCATCCGTAGCCCGCTGGACGCCCTGGCCTGA
- a CDS encoding carboxypeptidase-like regulatory domain-containing protein produces the protein MLKRSAFLIVVLLAAGCDSSNLLAASGDNGHVTGDVTRWAGESRVGAPVPNVTVQLRPRYRGGLLQRFRWQAGSPVAETTTDSLGRFEVRARPGTYFVAALMPPERYLMQGCPTVTRVFSGRFETDAKLVDLAAVRVSRGRTAEQQLKVAVVCPH, from the coding sequence GTGCTCAAGCGATCCGCCTTCCTCATCGTCGTCTTGCTGGCGGCAGGATGCGACTCCTCCAACCTCCTCGCTGCGAGTGGAGACAATGGGCACGTCACCGGGGACGTGACGAGGTGGGCGGGTGAGTCTCGCGTTGGCGCTCCAGTCCCAAACGTGACCGTTCAACTCCGCCCTCGCTACCGAGGTGGCCTGCTCCAGCGCTTCCGTTGGCAAGCCGGTAGCCCGGTCGCCGAGACTACCACGGACTCACTCGGGCGGTTCGAGGTGCGTGCTCGTCCGGGGACCTACTTCGTCGCTGCGCTGATGCCGCCCGAGAGGTATCTGATGCAGGGGTGCCCCACGGTAACGCGCGTCTTCAGCGGACGGTTTGAGACGGACGCCAAACTGGTGGACCTCGCGGCCGTCCGAGTCAGTCGAGGCCGAACGGCGGAGCAACAACTCAAGGTGGCGGTTGTCTGCCCTCATTAG
- the mutS gene encoding DNA mismatch repair protein MutS, giving the protein MRQYWKIKDRNPGAILLFRMGDFYETFEEDAVLVADILGITLTKRGNGASEDTPLAGFPHHAIDQHLPKLVQAGHRVAVCEQLEDPKMARKIVKRGVVEVVTPGVSFRDTLLTPKHSTYVAAVHWGEGRDKGRAGVAFADATTGEFYVAETSAERVPHVLGTIAPAELLADKRQRPLAQPLATSLGAALTPQEDWVFGVDFATETLLRHFKTHSLKGFGVDDLDLGTVAAGAVLYYLGETQKGRLPHVNRIRRYRAEDHLALDSATKRNLELTASMADGRRDGSLVGVLDATHTPMGGRLLRQWLVRPLCDVDRIRQRLDAVEALFVEPSLRRKVREALRHVGDLERLAGKVCTGRATPRDLVALRLTLAQIPEIKALLEQEGAEPLAAIRGKLHLCADIRDRIAATLVDEPPAKMDSGGYVRPGFNAELDELREIASGGKTYLAELQAREAKATGITSLKVGYNRVFGYYLEVSNAHKGKAPEAWIRKQTLVNAERYITDELKTYEEKILTAQERSSELETTLFAELRMRVAEEVEPLQANARALATLDVFASFAESAERNGYVRPEVDGSAVLEIENGRHPVVEASLPAGESFIPNSVRLASPVGEEAPLADAYGQVLVITGPNMAGKSVVLRQTGLIVLLAQVGAFVPASRARVGVVDALFTRVGASDNLAAGESTFLVEMNETANILNNATPRSLVLLDEVGRGTSTFDGLSIAWSIVEHLHEAPDVQARTLFATHYHELNALADRLERVKSFSVRVQEHEGRVVFLRTLVAGGADHSFGIEVARMAGLPPEVVSRAKDVLRHLQAHDVAAEVGVSGHTAPEASGGDGALAMPVVSGVQASGVPAPSVRVEPASDPVGESLKAEVARLDPDRMTPIEALIALSELSRLLGSGTK; this is encoded by the coding sequence ATGCGGCAGTATTGGAAGATCAAGGACCGCAACCCCGGCGCGATCCTCCTCTTCCGCATGGGCGACTTCTACGAGACGTTCGAGGAGGACGCCGTGCTCGTCGCCGACATCCTCGGCATCACGCTGACCAAGCGCGGCAACGGCGCGAGCGAGGACACGCCTTTGGCGGGGTTCCCGCACCACGCCATTGATCAGCACCTGCCCAAACTGGTGCAGGCCGGGCACCGCGTCGCCGTCTGCGAGCAGTTGGAGGACCCGAAGATGGCGCGCAAGATCGTCAAGCGCGGCGTGGTCGAAGTCGTCACGCCGGGCGTGAGCTTCCGCGATACGCTCCTCACGCCCAAGCACTCCACGTACGTCGCGGCCGTGCACTGGGGCGAGGGCCGCGACAAAGGCCGCGCCGGCGTCGCCTTTGCCGATGCCACGACGGGCGAGTTCTACGTCGCCGAGACGAGCGCCGAGCGCGTACCGCACGTTCTCGGGACCATCGCGCCCGCCGAACTTCTCGCGGACAAGCGCCAGAGGCCTCTGGCGCAGCCGCTGGCGACGAGCCTCGGCGCCGCGCTCACGCCGCAAGAGGACTGGGTGTTCGGCGTCGACTTCGCGACCGAGACGTTGCTGCGGCACTTCAAGACGCACAGCCTCAAAGGCTTCGGCGTGGACGACCTCGACCTGGGGACGGTCGCCGCGGGCGCGGTCCTGTACTACCTCGGGGAGACGCAGAAGGGCCGTCTTCCGCACGTTAACCGCATCCGCCGCTACCGCGCCGAAGACCACCTCGCGCTGGATTCCGCTACCAAGCGCAACTTGGAACTCACCGCCAGCATGGCCGACGGCCGGCGAGATGGCTCCCTTGTCGGCGTGCTCGACGCCACGCACACGCCCATGGGCGGGCGCCTCTTGCGCCAGTGGCTCGTCCGCCCGCTGTGCGACGTGGACCGCATCCGCCAGAGGCTGGACGCCGTGGAGGCGCTGTTCGTAGAGCCGTCGCTGCGCCGGAAGGTCCGCGAGGCGCTGCGCCACGTGGGCGATTTGGAGCGCCTCGCGGGCAAGGTCTGCACCGGCCGCGCGACGCCGCGCGATCTCGTCGCGCTCCGGCTCACGCTCGCGCAGATCCCCGAGATCAAAGCCCTTCTCGAACAGGAGGGCGCCGAGCCTCTGGCGGCCATCCGCGGCAAGCTCCACCTCTGCGCCGACATCCGAGACCGCATCGCGGCAACGCTCGTGGACGAGCCCCCGGCCAAGATGGACAGCGGCGGCTACGTGCGCCCCGGCTTCAACGCCGAGCTGGACGAGTTGCGCGAGATCGCTTCGGGCGGCAAAACCTATCTCGCGGAGTTGCAGGCGCGAGAGGCGAAGGCGACCGGGATCACGAGCCTCAAGGTGGGCTACAACCGCGTCTTCGGCTACTACCTCGAGGTCTCGAACGCGCACAAGGGCAAGGCGCCAGAGGCCTGGATCCGCAAGCAGACGCTCGTCAACGCCGAGCGCTACATCACAGACGAGCTCAAGACGTACGAGGAGAAGATCCTGACCGCGCAGGAGCGCAGTTCGGAACTGGAGACCACGCTGTTCGCAGAACTCCGGATGCGCGTGGCCGAAGAGGTAGAACCGCTGCAGGCCAACGCGCGCGCCCTGGCCACGCTGGACGTGTTCGCGAGCTTCGCCGAGAGCGCCGAGCGCAACGGATACGTCCGCCCCGAGGTGGACGGCAGCGCCGTTCTGGAGATCGAGAACGGGCGTCACCCGGTCGTTGAAGCGTCGCTTCCCGCGGGTGAATCATTCATCCCCAACTCCGTTCGGCTCGCGTCGCCGGTGGGGGAGGAGGCGCCTCTGGCGGACGCGTACGGCCAGGTCCTGGTCATCACCGGGCCGAACATGGCGGGCAAGAGCGTGGTCCTGCGGCAGACCGGCCTGATCGTGCTCCTGGCGCAGGTGGGTGCGTTCGTACCGGCCTCTCGCGCGCGCGTGGGCGTCGTGGACGCGCTGTTCACACGCGTGGGCGCCAGCGACAACCTCGCTGCGGGGGAGAGCACGTTCCTCGTGGAGATGAACGAGACGGCGAACATCCTCAACAACGCCACGCCGCGCTCGCTCGTCCTGCTGGACGAAGTGGGGCGGGGGACCAGCACCTTCGACGGGCTCAGCATCGCGTGGAGCATCGTGGAGCACCTCCACGAAGCGCCAGACGTGCAGGCGCGCACGCTTTTCGCGACGCACTACCACGAGCTCAACGCGCTCGCAGACCGGCTGGAGCGCGTCAAGAGCTTTTCGGTTCGCGTGCAGGAGCACGAGGGCCGCGTCGTCTTTCTCCGCACGCTCGTCGCTGGCGGTGCCGACCACTCGTTCGGCATCGAGGTCGCGCGCATGGCCGGACTCCCGCCCGAGGTCGTCAGCCGGGCCAAGGACGTGCTCCGTCACCTGCAGGCGCACGACGTCGCGGCCGAGGTCGGCGTCAGCGGCCACACCGCGCCAGAGGCCTCTGGCGGCGACGGCGCGCTCGCGATGCCGGTCGTCTCCGGCGTCCAGGCCTCTGGCGTCCCGGCGCCCTCGGTGCGCGTGGAGCCGGCCTCGGACCCCGTCGGGGAATCCCTGAAAGCGGAGGTGGCGCGGCTGGATCCCGACCGGATGACGCCGATTGAGGCGCTTATCGCCCTCTCAGAATTGTCAAGATTGCTGGGGAGCGGCACGAAGTGA
- a CDS encoding superoxide dismutase family protein: MRRLLLFALPLALAACGTDADPNQAGPDSATGPDGASAPGVGETDVSNTGVTYATARLDPLGESSATGTVTFTETDEGLLVEYDFTGLELGEHGFHVHENGACGRGDDGTLGGAAGGHFNPYDAPHGSREGSRDERHVGDLGNITSAVGGVTGGVARGSFTDPLISLSGPNSIVDRAMMIHFKADDLSSQPSGDAGDRVSCGVVQIATAPN, from the coding sequence ATGCGCAGACTCCTCCTTTTTGCCCTTCCGCTCGCCCTCGCTGCGTGCGGAACCGACGCCGATCCCAACCAGGCCGGCCCCGACTCCGCGACCGGACCCGACGGCGCAAGCGCGCCAGGCGTCGGCGAGACCGACGTGAGCAACACGGGCGTCACCTACGCGACGGCGCGGCTGGATCCTCTCGGTGAGAGCAGCGCGACCGGGACCGTCACGTTCACCGAAACCGACGAGGGCCTGCTCGTGGAGTACGACTTCACCGGTCTCGAGCTCGGTGAGCACGGCTTCCACGTCCACGAGAACGGCGCCTGTGGCCGCGGGGACGACGGCACGCTCGGTGGCGCCGCTGGCGGCCACTTCAACCCATACGACGCGCCCCACGGCTCGCGCGAGGGCAGCCGCGACGAGCGCCACGTCGGCGACCTCGGCAACATCACCTCCGCCGTTGGCGGCGTGACTGGCGGCGTCGCCAGAGGCTCGTTTACCGATCCGCTGATCTCGCTCTCCGGCCCGAACTCCATCGTGGACCGCGCGATGATGATCCACTTCAAGGCCGACGACCTTTCCAGCCAGCCCTCGGGCGACGCGGGCGACCGCGTGAGCTGCGGCGTGGTCCAGATCGCGACGGCACCCAACTAG
- a CDS encoding MmcQ/YjbR family DNA-binding protein: protein MHLDTLRDYCLAKRGATESLPFGPDALVFKVRGKMFGLLNLERLPPGIGLKCDPERGRDLRERFRGVTTGPYLNGRHWNLVLLQDDVPDTLIRELVDHSYALVVAKLTRKERAALDAAPEA from the coding sequence ATGCATCTGGATACCCTTCGCGACTACTGCCTCGCCAAGCGTGGCGCCACCGAGAGCCTCCCGTTCGGGCCGGACGCGCTCGTGTTCAAGGTGCGCGGGAAGATGTTCGGCCTCCTCAACCTGGAGCGCTTGCCGCCCGGCATCGGGTTGAAGTGCGACCCCGAGCGAGGGCGCGACCTGCGTGAGCGCTTTCGCGGCGTGACGACCGGGCCGTACCTCAACGGCAGGCACTGGAACCTGGTGCTGCTCCAAGACGACGTGCCGGACACGCTGATCCGCGAACTCGTCGACCACTCCTACGCGCTCGTCGTGGCCAAGCTCACGCGCAAAGAGCGCGCGGCGCTGGACGCGGCGCCAGAGGCCTGA